In Gossypium arboreum isolate Shixiya-1 chromosome 6, ASM2569848v2, whole genome shotgun sequence, the following are encoded in one genomic region:
- the LOC108485637 gene encoding pentatricopeptide repeat-containing protein At3g20730-like, with the protein MNSVPTKAAKAINFLNQNRLRGIKSLCNRGELQQESKLIQLDSSFYMQILQLCIDSKAKKQALLVHSQIIKNGYSSNVHLGTKLIIFYAKFGNMVAAKKVFDKMAERTVVSWTAMISGYSQNGFFENALLVFAEMRKAGFKGNQFSYGSTLKACTGLRYFKGGMQIQGCIEKGRFVGNLFVQSGLLDLHAKCGDMEDASRLFYGMGRRDLVSWNVMIGGFVLQGLADKAFQLLRQMMREGNVPDCFTLGSVLRVSFGDDGIMKIGQVHGLIHQLGFESHNVLAASLVDAYSKCGSLQCALKLYKNMPMKDIISCTALITSFAREDKHNRDALDLFKEINSLQVEMDDVILCSVLNVCANVADLKLGRQIHACYLKCQPTNDVAMGNALIDMYAKCGAIKDANKVFNEMDERNVISWTSLIAGYGKHGYGHEAIALYEKMEHERMKPNGVTFLSLLFACSHTGLINKGSELFNAMVSKYGILPQAEHLSCMVDLFARGGQLEAAYELIRLMNIEPTPSLWGAILGASNIYGNMNLGEEAATHLFNMDPEKSVNYIALAGLYAGAGAWENAWETRKLMDERRAVKDPGYSLLSSADKEMMLLKPS; encoded by the exons atGAATAGTGTCCCTACAAAAGCAGCTAAAGCCATTAACTTTCTTAACCAAAATCGACTTAGAGGTATTAAATCTTTGTGCAATAGAGGTGAACTTCAACAAGAGTCCAAGTTGATTCAATTAGATTCTTCATTTTACATGCAAATTTTGCAGCTTTGCATCGATTCTAAAGCCAAAAAGCAAGCCCTTCTAGTTCACAGTCAAATTATAAAAAATGGGTATTCTTCAAATGTccatttaggtaccaaattaatcATTTTCTATGCCAAATTTGGTAACATGGTGGCTGCAAAGAAGGTGTTTGATAAAATGGCTGAAAGAACTGTTGTGTCATGGACAGCAATGATATCAGGGTATTCTCAAAATGGGTTTTTTGAGAATGCTTTGTTGGTGTTTGCAGAGATGAGAAAAGCAGGTTTTAAGGGTAACCAGTTTAGTTATGGGAGTACACTTAAAGCTTGTACCGGTTTGAGGTATTTTAAAGGTGGGATGCAAATTCAAGGGTGTATTGAGAAAGGGAGGTTTGTTGGCAACTTGTTTGTTCAGAGTGGGTTACTTGATCTGCACGCAAAGTGTGGAGACATGGAGGATGCGAGTCGGTTGTTTTATGGAATGGGAAGAAGGGATTTGGTTTCTTGGAACGTGATGATTGGTGGATTTGTACTTCAGGGTCTTGCTGACAAGGCATTTCAGTTGCTTCGACAAATGATGAGAGAAG GAAATGTCCCTGATTGCTTCACATTGGGCAGTGTTTTGAGAGTCTCCTTTGGAGATGATGGTATTATGAAGATCGGTCAAGTACATGGACTGATACACCAACTAGGGTTTGAATCGCATAATGTGTTGGCTGCATCACTTGTTGATGCTTATTCTAAATGTGGAAGTTTGCAGTGTGCTTTAAAGTTGTATAAAAACATGCCTATGAAAGACATTATATCTTGCACGGCCTTGATCACTAGCTTCGCACGTGAAGACAAACACAATAGAGATGCTTTGGATCTCTTTAAGGAAATAAATTCACTGCAAGTGGAAATGGATGATGTGATATTATGCTCTGTTCTTAACGTATGTGCTAATGTAGCAGACTTGAAGTTGGGAAGGCAGATCCATGCTTGTTATTTGAAATGTCAACCTACTAATGACGTGGCAATGGGCAATGCTCTAATTGACATGTATGCAAAATGTGGGGCAATAAAAGATGCTAACAAGGTGTTTAATGAAATGGATGAGAGAAATGTGATTTCGTGGACATCACTTATTGCTGGGTACGGAAAGCATGGATATGGACATGAGGCAATTGCATTATATGAGAAAATGGAGCATGAAAGGATGAAGCCTAATGGTGTAACTTTTTTGTCCCTCCTTTTTGCTTGCAGTCATACTGGGTTGATTAACAAAGGTTCAGAGTTGTTTAATGCGATGGTCAGCAAATACGGGATATTGCCCCAAGCTGAGCATCTTTCCTGCATGGTGGATCTCTTTGCACGTGGAGGGCAGTTAGAAGCTGCTTATGAACTGATACGTTTGATGAATATTGAGCCTACCCCATCACTTTGGGGTGCCATTCTTGGGGCTAGTAACATCTATGGCAACATGAACTTGGGAGAAGAGGCAGCCACACACCTTTTCAATATGGACCCAGAGAAGTCAGTTAACTACATTGCTTTAGCTGGTTTATATGCAGGAGCTGGTGCATGGGAAAATGCTTGGGAGACACGTAAATTAATGGATGAAAGACGTGCTGTTAAGGATCCAGGATACAGCCTTCTCAGTTCTGCAGATAAGGAAATGATGCTTTTGAAGCCAAGTTGA